The Fusarium oxysporum Fo47 chromosome II, complete sequence genome includes a region encoding these proteins:
- a CDS encoding major facilitator superfamily domain-containing protein yields MADEQPTATSKGGIATEADYHDHTDVDLPRGWKYRRFSLFGKTLPWYASPRIQLGMVAFVCFMCPGMFNALGGLGGGGKTDPTLADNMNTALYATFAVFGFFGGTFVNVLGVKLCLAFGGVGYGIYAISLLVSVHKHVPGFNIFAGVWLGLCAALLWTAQGTIMISYPHENKKGKYFAWFWGIFNMGAVIGSLIPLGENINIKENKTVSDGTYIGFIVLMFFGAILALTLCNANDIIRKDGSRVILMKNPTWQSELWGLWETLRFEPFVILLFPMFFSSNWFYVYQQNSVNGAYFNTRTKALNGLLYWLAQILAAALWGWLLDIEKFRRTTRAKAAWVALFVLTFAIWGGGYAFEKTYTRETVSPDSGFVPGDWTDSGYAGPMFLYIFYGFYDAAWQATVYWFMGALSNSGRRSANYVGFYKGIQSVGAAVVNNLDARKISYRSEFISNWTLLSISLVVAAPVILLKIRDHVSTEDDLKGTDETLADVLPSGHPEKQPERGSV; encoded by the exons ATGGCCGACGAACAACCAACCGCTACCTCAAAGGGTGGCATCGCGACTGAGGCTGATTACCATGATCACACCGATGTTGATCTTCCGCGTGGATGGAAATACCGGCGATTCAGCCTCTTTGGAAAGACTCTCCCCTGGTATGCCTCGCCGCGCATTCAGCTTGGCATGGTCGCCTTTGTCTGCTTCATGTGTCCCGGCATGTTCAATGCCCTCGGAGgccttggtggtggtggtaaAACTGATCCCACGCTAGCTGACAACATG AACACGGCTCTGTACGCCACGTTTGCagtctttggcttcttcggcGGTACTTTTGTCAACGTACTCGGTGTCAAACTATGTCTTGCTTTCGGTGGTGTCGGTTACGGTATCTACGCCATCAGTCTTCTCGTCTCGGTTCACAAGCATGTTCCTggcttcaacatctttgcTGGTGTTTGGCTCGGTCTCTGTGCTGCTTTGTTATGGACCGCGCAGGGTACTATCATGATCTCGTATCCTCACGAGAACAAGAAGGGAAAGTATTTCGCTTGGTTCTGGGGTATCTTCAACATGGGCGCTGTTATTGGCAGCTTG ATTCCCCTTGGTGAAaatatcaacatcaaagagaacaagaccGTCAGCGATGGAACTTATATCGGTTTCATCGTCCTGATGTTCTTCGGTGCCATTCTTGCGCTCACACTTTGCAACGCCAACGACATCATCCGTAAGGACGGTTCCCGCGTCATCCTCATGAAGAACCCAACATGGCAGAGCGAGCTTTGGGGTCTCTGGGAGACACTTCGTTTCGAGCCTTTCGTTATTCTTCTCTTCCCCATGTTTTTCTCATCTAATTGGTTCTACGTCTACCAACAGAACTCTGTCAATGGCGCCTATTTCAACACTCGAACCAAGGCGCTCAATGGTCTGCTTTACTGGTTGGCCCAAATTCTCGCGGCCGCCCTCTGGGGCTGgcttctcgatatcgagaagTTCCGCCGTACCACCCGCGCCAAAGCTGCTTGGGTTGCCCTATTCGTCCTGACCTTTGCCATCTGGGGTGGTGGTTATGCCTTCGAGAAGACCTACACTCGTGAGACTGTTTCTCCTGATTCAGGATTCGTGCCAGGCGACTGGACCGACTCTGGATACGCTGGACCCATGTTCCTGTACATTTTCTACGGTTTTTATGATGCTGCTTGGCAGGCTACTGTCTACTG GTTTATGGGCGCCTTGTCCAACTCTGGTCGACGATCTGCCAACTATGTCGGTTTCTACAAGGGCATTCAGTCCGTCGGTGCCGCAGTCGTCAACAACCTTGATGCACGCAAGATCTCCTACCGATCTGAGTTCATCAGCAACTGGACTCTTCTCTCCATTTCTCTTGTCGTTGCTGCCCctgtcatcctcctcaagaTTCGCGACCACGTGAGCACTGAGGACGATCTCAAGGGTACTGATGAGACTTTGGCCGATGTTCTGCCTTCTGGCCATCCCGAAAAGCAACCTGAGCGAGGTAGTGTTTAA
- a CDS encoding tryptophan synthase beta subunit-like PLP-dependent enzyme — protein MTTRRHVHFNSKAKSWTSPEPACAEAIDRFHQSLPNYEPTPLVSLDSLAKEIGVGAVHVKDETNRFGLPAFKILGASWGAFRSITEKFGLPLDSDIDTVREAAKSHQLTLYAATEGNHGRAVARMSAIFDISAEIHVPASMHPSTVKLIESEGAKVVISKGRYEDAMLEAESASKHEKGIMVQDHAFGDYQTVPQASDWIVDGYGTMMREVDKQLGSTKADLVIAPVGVGSFAQAAVSHFKRQGTSTSTLTVEPDTAACLWKSLEKGEFTEIPTTGTIMAGLNCGAPSTIAWDLLKNGVDASLTVSDYEAHQSVLYLQSQGINAGPCGASTLAALRRLTWDDKKALGLNEKSTVVIFCTERNRDYDVPHGVSGTDPVALTQTLVKINSASPDLGSVPGPGETTIARYVAAWLEHRDLETHWVEYTKGRPSVVGVVRGSGGGKSVMFNGHLDTVTIMGYDDDPLSGKIVDGRLYGRGSADMKGGVAAGMIALANTKKLGLRGDVIFTGVADEESLSKGTEDILRAGWRADAAVVSESTNLEINHAHKGYCHVEIKVYGLAAHGSRADLGIDAIANAGHFLVEFGKYVQKLQEGPGDETLGTGTAHASVISGGEEASSYPAQCTIIAERRTIPGETNEVVQKEFDDMIASVAKEVTDFKAEAKIFFSRPPQFTAEDHPFTKLVSGVVGTVTGKDAVIAGAPCWTDCALLAEKGIVPLLWGPKGEGFHGKEEFVHIKSIEQVAEGLTNIAAEFCKLVVALQRYKEDTNSVAAWLASTAKHYGYKSQAAGPNAKDAQQKTSGRLKGKALKEAKSQPNGTKNGTGQKYIVGLNDYVPMAEDIARHRKPTIPVPMSFVSTINRVIDRRSSFRA, from the exons ATGACCACTCGTCGACACGTCCACTTCAACTCCAAAGCCAAATCATGGACTTCACCTGAGCCCGCCTGTGCAGAAGCAATTGATCGGTTTCACCAGAGTCTCCCCAATTATGAGCCAACACCTCTTGTCAGTCTGGACAGCCTGGCTAAGGAGATCGGGGTCGGAGCTGTCcatgtcaaagatgagaCGAACCGCTTCGGTCTTCCGGcgttcaagatcttgggtGCTTCTTGGGGCGCATTCCGCTCCATAACCGAGAAGTTTGGGTTGCCTCTTGACTCAGATATTGATACTGTCCGAGAAGCGGCAAAGTCTCATCAATTGACCTTGTACGCGGCGACGGAGGGGAACCATGGGCGTGCGGTTGCGCGCATGAGTGCTATCTTCGATATCTCAGCTGAGATTCACGTCCCAGCGTCTATGCATCCTTCTACGGTCAAGTTAATTGAGTCTGAAGGCGCAAAAGTTGTTATATCAAAGGGTAGATATGAAGATGCCATGCTTGAGGCCGAGTCTGCGTCCAAGCATGAGAAGGGGATCATGGTTCAGGACCATGCATTCGGTGACTATCAGACCGTTCCACAGGCAAGTGAT TGGATTGTCGATGGCTATGGTACCATGATGCGAGAGGTTGACAAGCAGCTCGGTTCTACCAAAGCTGACTTGGTCATTGCTCCTGTCGGAGTCGGATCATTTGCCCAAGCTGCCGTCTCTCACTTCAAGAGACAAGGTACATCCACCTCCACGTTGACAGTCGAGCCTGACACTGCGGCGTGTCTATGGAAAAGCCTAGAGAAGGGCGAATTCACTGAGATCCCAACAACAGGcaccatcatggctggtcTCAATTGCGGAGCTCCTTCAACAATCGCATGGGACCTGCTGAAGAATGGCGTAGATGCAAGCTTGACTGTGTCGGACTACGAAGCTCATCAGTCAGTTCTGTATCTGCAATCCCAAGGCATCAACGCTGGGCCTTGCGGGGCCTCGACTCTTGCTGCGCTGAGACGGCTTACATGGGATGACAAGAAGGCCCTTGGACTCAATGAGAAGTCTACGGTGGTGATCTTCTGCACAGAGCGAAACAGAGACTATGATGTACCTCATGGTGTTTCTGGCACTGATCCAGTTGCACTTACCCAGAcccttgtcaagatcaactcAGCCAGTCCCGACTTGGGCTCTGTTCCCGGACCTGGCGAGACAACCATCGCTCGGTACGTCGCTGCGTGGCTCGAACATCGGGATCTGGAGACACATTGGGTTGAATATACAAAAGGTCGCCCTTCTgtcgttggtgttgttcgTGGCTCTGGCGGCGGAAAGAGTGTCATGTTCAACGGACACCTGGACACGGTCACTATCATGGGCTACGACGATGATCCATTGAGCGGAAAGATCGTTGATGGCCGTCTGTACGGTCGTGGCTCGGCTGACATGAAGGGAGGCGTCGCAGCAGGTATGATCGCGCTCGCCAATACTAAGAAGCTTGGACTTCGTGGTGATGTGATCTTCACTGGTGTTGCCGACGAGGAAAGCTTGAGTAAGGGAACGGAAGACATCCTTCGCGCTGGATGGAGAGCGGATGCCGCTGTTGTATCAGAGTCAACGAACCTCGAGATAAATCACGCGCACAAGGGATACTGTCACGTTGAGATCAAGGTCTATGGACTGGCAGCACATGGTTCACGGGCTGATCTGGGCATCGACGCCATTGCCAATGCCGGCCATTTCCTCGTGGAGTTCGGTAAATACGTGCAGAAGTTGCAAGAAGGCCCAGGCGATGAGACCCTCGGAACAGGCACTGCACACGCTTCAGTTATCTCAGGCGGCGAGGAAGCCTCGTCCTATCCCGCACAGTGCACCATCATCGCAGAGCGCCGAACAATCCCTGGCGAGACCAATGAGGTTGTCCAAAAGGAGTTTGACGACATGATTGCCAGCGTAGCAAAGGAAGTCACCGACTTCAAGGCAGaagccaagatcttcttcagtcGCCCGCCCCAGTTCACAGCTGAAGACCATCCCTTCACCAAGCTCGTCTCCGGAGTTGTAGGCACTGTCACTGGCAAAGATGCGGTTATTGCCGGTGCCCCGTGTTGGACTGATTGCGCTTTGTTGGCTGAGAAAGGGATAGTGCCTCTGCTCTGGGGGCCAAAGGGAGAGGGATTTCACGGAAAGGAGGAGTTCGTTCACATCAAGTCAATTGAACAAGTGGCTGAGGGATTGACCAATATCGCAGCCGAGTTCT GCAAACTAGTCGTCGCCTTGCAGCGGTATAAGGAGGACACAAACTCCGTCGCCGCTTGGCTTGCGTCAACGGCAAAGCATTATGGCTACAAGTCACAGGCGGCTGGGCCCAATGCCAAGGACGCTCAGCAGAAGACTTCCGGTCGTCTCAAGGGAAAAGCCCTCAAGGAGGCAAAGAGCCAGCCTAATGGTACTAAGAATGGGACCGGCCAAAAGTATATCGTCGGCTTGAACGACTATGTCCCTATGGCCGAAGACATCGCTAGACATCGAAAGCCTACCATCCCGGTACCTATGTCTTTCGTCAGCACTATCAACCGAGTCATCGACCGTAGATCTTCGTTTAGAGCATGA